A single window of Actinoallomurus bryophytorum DNA harbors:
- the steA gene encoding putative cytokinetic ring protein SteA, with protein MNDVSPRLKTTARLRVPRFRGLRRERGDGVAGAAGVARLDGKTKKLTKRLEPGDIAIIDHVDLDRVSAEALAACNVAAVINVARSTSGRYPNLGPQILVEAGIPLIDDVGPDIFTKVHEGDLVRVDGAALLADDQVVAKGIRQTEETVEAAMIEARAELPAQLEAFAANTMEFLKRERDLLFDGVGVPDVTTDLDGRHALIVVRGYHYREDIATLRPYIREYRPVLIGVDGGADALIEAGYRPDMIVGDMDSVSDEALTCGAELIVHAYRDGRAPGLKRVHDLDQHAVVFPAAGTSEDIAMLLADDKGADLIVAVGTHATLVEFLDKGRAGMSSTFLTRLRVGSKLVDAKGVSRLYRSRIKGSSLLLLVAATLVAMIVAIVSSPAGDAFAPLVADKWHQFVYWLTGLFT; from the coding sequence ATGAATGACGTCTCCCCGAGGTTGAAAACCACCGCGCGCCTGCGTGTGCCGCGGTTTCGAGGGCTGCGCCGCGAGCGCGGGGACGGCGTGGCCGGGGCCGCCGGCGTCGCCCGTCTCGACGGCAAGACCAAAAAGCTCACCAAGCGCCTCGAGCCCGGCGACATCGCCATCATCGACCACGTCGACCTCGACCGTGTCAGCGCCGAGGCGCTCGCCGCCTGCAACGTCGCGGCGGTGATCAACGTCGCGCGCAGCACCTCGGGCCGCTATCCCAACCTCGGCCCCCAGATCCTGGTCGAGGCGGGCATCCCGCTGATCGACGACGTCGGACCGGACATCTTCACCAAGGTGCACGAGGGCGACCTCGTACGCGTCGACGGGGCGGCTTTGCTCGCCGACGACCAGGTCGTGGCCAAGGGCATCCGGCAGACCGAGGAAACGGTCGAGGCGGCGATGATCGAGGCGAGGGCGGAGCTTCCCGCCCAGCTCGAGGCGTTCGCCGCCAACACGATGGAGTTCCTCAAGCGCGAGCGTGACCTGCTGTTCGACGGCGTCGGCGTGCCGGACGTCACGACCGACCTGGACGGCCGGCACGCCCTCATCGTCGTACGCGGCTACCACTACCGCGAGGACATCGCGACCCTGCGGCCCTACATTCGCGAATACCGCCCGGTGCTGATCGGCGTCGACGGCGGCGCCGACGCCCTGATCGAGGCGGGCTACCGCCCGGACATGATCGTCGGGGACATGGACTCCGTCTCGGACGAGGCGCTGACCTGCGGCGCCGAGCTGATCGTGCACGCCTACCGCGACGGCCGCGCACCCGGTCTCAAACGGGTGCACGACCTCGACCAGCACGCCGTGGTCTTTCCGGCGGCGGGCACCAGCGAGGACATCGCGATGCTGCTCGCCGACGACAAGGGCGCCGACCTCATCGTCGCGGTCGGTACGCACGCGACGCTGGTGGAGTTCCTCGACAAGGGGCGTGCGGGAATGTCCAGCACGTTCCTCACCCGGCTGCGGGTCGGCAGTAAGCTCGTCGACGCCAAGGGAGTGAGCCGGCTCTACCGGAGCCGGATCAAGGGATCCTCGCTCCTGCTACTGGTGGCGGCCACACTCGTCGCCATGATCGTCGCCATTGTCTCCTCGCCCGCCGGTGACGCGTTCGCACCACTTGTCGCCGACAAGTGGCATCAGTTCGTCTACTGGCTCACCGGATTGTTCACGTGA